The following are encoded in a window of Bordetella genomosp. 10 genomic DNA:
- a CDS encoding nitrate reductase subunit alpha: MSFFLDRLKYFSRPRKAFADGHGSLSREDRTWETAYRDRWQHDKVVRSTHGVNCTGSCSWKIYVKGGIVTWETQQTDYPRTRPDMPNHEPRGCSRGASYSWYLYSANRIKYPMIRGRLARMWREARKTMAPVQAWRHICANPELSQAYKSVRGMGGFVRAGWDEVNELVAAANLHTAKEYGPDRVVGFSPIPAMSMVSFSAGSRYLSLLGGTILSFYDWYCDLPPSSPQTWGEQTDVAESADWFNSSFIMMWGSNVPQTRTPDAHFMVEARYRGAKIVSVFPDYAEGAKFGDIWLHPKQGTDAALALAMGHVILKEFHLEGRSAYFRDYCKRYSDMPFLVRLAERDGRYVPERLLRAADIEGGLGQDNNPEWKPLAYDEGQGRDVLVAPRGSIGFRWGQKEGGDQGKWNLESKDADGADVDLRLSLVGVHSDVVPVAFPYFGAREHDYFQGTDHDEIQVRNMAARRVATREGEALVVTVYDLLMANYGVDRGLGGGNVAASYDDDVPYTPAWQERITGVKREDVITVARQFAQNADKTQGKSMIILGAGLNHWYHMDMVYRGIINLVVMCGCVGKSGGGWCHYVGQEKLRPQTGWTTLAFGLDWNRPPRHMNGTSFFYAHTDQWRYETLKVDEILSPLADASQFRGSMIDFNVRAERMGWLPSAPQLHDNPLAVARAAEAAGQDPVAYAAEGLRSGRLKFACEDPDHPNNHPRNLFVWRSNLLGSSGKGHEYFLKHLLGTEHGVQGKDLGEMGGEKPQEVVWREEAPRGKLDLVVTLDFRMSTTCVYSDVVLPTATWYEKNDLNTSDMHPFIHPFTAAVDPVWESRSDWDIYKGIAAAFSRLAKEELPVARDLVLTPLQHDTPGELGYPWEVKDWTRGEVDMIPGKTAPSIALVERRYGDLYDQYTSLGPLTRKLGVGGKGINWKAETECDLLGKLNYVVGEAGAAQGLPRIDTDIDAAETILTLAPETNGQVAVKAWQALSAQTGRDHTHLALPREHEKIRFRDLVSQPHKIISSPTWSGVESDKVSYNAGYTNVHELIPWRTLTGRQQLYQDHPWMLAFGEGLCVYRPPVDTKSVRPMEGVRDNGNKSVVLNFITPHQKWGIHSTYTDNLLLLTLSRGGPIIWMSEKDAVRAGLVDNDWVEAFNVNGALVARVVVSQRVPEGMTMMYHAQEKIVNMPGSEITGTRGGIHNSVTRIVLKPTHMIGGYAQLSYGLNYYGTVGSNRDEFVIVRKLARVDWLEGERRAATAEA, translated from the coding sequence GTGAGTTTCTTTCTAGACCGTCTCAAGTATTTCTCCCGTCCCAGGAAGGCTTTCGCCGACGGGCACGGCAGCCTCAGCCGCGAGGACCGGACCTGGGAAACGGCCTACCGCGACCGCTGGCAGCACGACAAGGTCGTGCGCTCCACCCATGGCGTCAATTGCACCGGCTCCTGTTCGTGGAAGATCTACGTCAAGGGCGGCATCGTCACCTGGGAGACGCAGCAGACCGACTACCCGCGCACGCGGCCGGACATGCCCAATCACGAACCGCGCGGCTGTTCGCGCGGCGCGTCCTATTCCTGGTATCTCTATAGCGCCAACCGCATCAAGTACCCCATGATCCGCGGCCGCCTGGCCCGCATGTGGCGCGAGGCGCGCAAGACCATGGCGCCGGTGCAGGCCTGGCGCCACATCTGCGCGAACCCGGAGCTGTCGCAAGCGTACAAGTCCGTGCGCGGCATGGGCGGCTTCGTGCGCGCCGGGTGGGACGAGGTCAACGAGCTGGTGGCCGCCGCCAACCTGCATACCGCCAAGGAATACGGCCCGGACCGCGTGGTGGGTTTCTCGCCCATCCCGGCCATGTCCATGGTGTCCTTCTCCGCGGGCAGCCGCTATCTGTCGCTGCTGGGCGGGACCATCCTCAGCTTCTACGACTGGTATTGCGACCTGCCGCCGTCCAGCCCGCAGACCTGGGGCGAACAGACCGACGTGGCCGAATCGGCCGACTGGTTCAACTCCAGCTTCATCATGATGTGGGGCTCGAACGTGCCGCAGACGCGCACGCCCGACGCGCACTTCATGGTCGAGGCGCGCTACCGCGGCGCGAAGATCGTCTCGGTCTTCCCCGACTATGCCGAGGGCGCCAAGTTCGGCGACATCTGGCTGCATCCCAAGCAGGGCACCGACGCGGCGCTGGCGCTGGCCATGGGCCACGTGATCCTGAAGGAATTCCATCTGGAAGGGCGCAGCGCCTACTTCCGCGATTACTGCAAGCGCTACTCCGACATGCCTTTCCTGGTGCGCCTGGCCGAGCGCGACGGCCGCTACGTGCCGGAGCGCCTGCTGCGGGCGGCCGACATCGAGGGCGGCCTGGGCCAGGACAACAATCCCGAATGGAAGCCGCTGGCCTACGACGAGGGCCAGGGGCGCGACGTCCTGGTGGCGCCGCGCGGCTCCATCGGTTTCCGCTGGGGCCAGAAGGAAGGCGGCGACCAGGGCAAGTGGAACCTGGAAAGCAAGGACGCCGACGGCGCCGACGTCGACCTGCGGCTGAGCCTGGTGGGCGTGCACAGCGACGTCGTGCCGGTCGCCTTTCCCTATTTCGGCGCGCGCGAGCACGACTATTTCCAGGGCACGGACCACGACGAGATCCAGGTGCGCAACATGGCGGCGCGCCGCGTCGCCACGCGCGAAGGCGAGGCGCTGGTGGTCACGGTCTACGACCTGCTGATGGCCAACTATGGCGTGGACCGCGGCCTGGGCGGGGGCAACGTCGCTGCGAGCTACGACGACGACGTGCCCTACACCCCGGCCTGGCAGGAGCGCATCACCGGGGTGAAGCGGGAAGACGTCATCACGGTGGCGCGCCAGTTCGCCCAGAACGCCGACAAGACCCAGGGCAAGTCCATGATCATCCTGGGCGCGGGGCTGAACCACTGGTACCACATGGACATGGTCTACCGCGGCATCATCAACCTGGTGGTGATGTGCGGCTGCGTCGGCAAGTCCGGCGGCGGCTGGTGCCACTACGTGGGCCAGGAAAAGCTGCGGCCGCAGACCGGCTGGACCACGCTGGCCTTCGGCCTGGACTGGAACCGGCCGCCGCGCCACATGAACGGCACCTCCTTCTTCTACGCCCATACGGACCAGTGGCGCTACGAGACGCTTAAGGTCGACGAGATCCTGTCGCCGCTGGCTGACGCCAGCCAGTTCCGCGGCTCCATGATCGACTTCAACGTCCGCGCCGAACGCATGGGCTGGCTGCCCTCGGCGCCGCAACTGCACGACAATCCGCTGGCGGTGGCGCGCGCCGCCGAGGCCGCCGGCCAGGACCCGGTGGCCTACGCCGCCGAGGGCCTGCGCAGCGGCCGCCTGAAGTTCGCCTGCGAGGACCCGGACCATCCCAACAACCATCCGCGCAACCTGTTCGTGTGGCGCTCCAACCTGCTGGGCTCGTCGGGCAAGGGACACGAATACTTCCTCAAGCACCTGCTGGGCACCGAGCACGGCGTGCAGGGCAAGGACCTGGGCGAGATGGGCGGGGAGAAGCCGCAAGAGGTGGTCTGGCGCGAGGAAGCGCCGCGCGGCAAGCTGGACCTGGTGGTGACGCTGGATTTCCGCATGTCCACGACCTGCGTGTACTCCGACGTGGTGCTGCCGACGGCGACCTGGTACGAGAAGAACGACCTCAACACCTCGGACATGCATCCCTTCATCCACCCGTTCACGGCGGCGGTGGACCCGGTGTGGGAATCGCGCAGCGATTGGGACATCTACAAGGGCATCGCCGCGGCCTTCAGCCGCCTGGCCAAGGAAGAATTGCCGGTGGCGCGCGACCTGGTGCTGACGCCGCTGCAACACGACACGCCGGGAGAACTGGGCTATCCCTGGGAAGTGAAGGACTGGACGCGCGGCGAGGTCGACATGATCCCCGGCAAGACGGCGCCGTCGATCGCCCTCGTCGAGCGGCGCTACGGCGACCTGTACGACCAGTACACCTCGCTCGGCCCCCTGACCCGCAAGCTGGGCGTGGGCGGCAAGGGCATCAACTGGAAGGCCGAAACCGAGTGCGACCTGCTCGGCAAGCTGAACTACGTGGTCGGCGAAGCGGGCGCGGCCCAGGGCCTGCCGCGCATCGACACCGATATCGACGCGGCGGAGACCATCCTCACCCTGGCGCCGGAGACCAACGGCCAGGTCGCGGTGAAGGCCTGGCAGGCGCTGTCGGCCCAGACCGGCCGGGACCACACGCACCTGGCGCTGCCGCGCGAGCACGAGAAGATACGCTTCCGCGACCTGGTCTCGCAGCCGCACAAGATCATTTCCTCGCCGACCTGGTCCGGCGTCGAGTCCGACAAGGTCAGCTACAACGCCGGCTACACCAACGTGCACGAGCTCATCCCGTGGCGCACGCTCACGGGGCGCCAGCAGTTGTACCAGGATCATCCCTGGATGCTGGCCTTCGGCGAGGGGCTGTGCGTCTACCGGCCGCCGGTGGACACCAAGTCGGTGCGCCCGATGGAAGGCGTGCGCGACAACGGCAACAAGAGCGTGGTGCTGAACTTCATCACGCCGCACCAGAAGTGGGGCATCCATTCCACCTATACCGACAATCTTCTGCTGCTGACGCTGTCGCGCGGCGGTCCCATCATCTGGATGTCGGAAAAGGACGCCGTGCGCGCGGGCCTGGTGGACAACGACTGGGTGGAAGCCTTCAACGTCAACGGCGCCCTGGTGGCGCGCGTGGTGGTGAGCCAGCGCGTGCCGGAGGGCATGACGATGATGTATCACGCGCAGGAGAAGATCGTGAACATGCCGGGTTCCGAGATCACCGGGACGCGCGGCGGCATCCACAACTCGGTGACCCGCATCGTGCTCAAGCCGACCCACATGATCGGCGGCTACGCGCAGTTGTCCTATGGCTTGAATTACTACGGCACCGTCGGCTCGAACCGCGACGAATTCGTTATCGTGCGCAAGCTGGCGCGCGTCGACTGGCTGGAAGGCGAACGCCGGGCCGCCACGGCCGAGGCATGA
- a CDS encoding MFS transporter produces MDQPLPRAYPVLYASTLAFMVCFVVWMMFGVLGIPIRDELGLNAFQFGLLTSTPVLTGAVFRLPLGIWTDRYGGRIVMTVLLLLCAVPVFFVAYAQALWQFLFIGLFLGLVGASFAVGTPYVARFFPPSRRGFAMGFFGAGTVGAAVNLFVTPILLNHYGWRMVPKIYAVVLVVTAVGFWFAAARDPGAGKKGGSLASQFEVLKDPRVWRYCQYYSITFGGFTALSLWIPQYMKAEYGLSIAAAAGLAAGFSLPGSILRAVGGVLADKWGAHSTTWWCLWVAWICLFLLSYPDTTFTIRTIGGAASLHIHLPIWLFTGLLFLLGMSFAFGMASTFKYVADDFPDNMGVVSGIVGLAGGLGGFLLPLMFGALLDTLQVRSSNFMLLYGVVWVSLIIMYVSEVRKLRVLGDRSGPRGPRAPGASGAAANLN; encoded by the coding sequence ATGGATCAACCGTTGCCCCGGGCCTATCCGGTGCTGTATGCCAGCACCCTGGCCTTCATGGTCTGCTTTGTCGTGTGGATGATGTTCGGCGTGCTGGGGATTCCCATCCGCGACGAGCTGGGCCTGAACGCCTTCCAGTTCGGGCTGTTGACGTCGACGCCGGTGTTGACGGGCGCGGTGTTCCGCCTGCCCCTGGGCATCTGGACCGACCGCTACGGCGGCCGCATCGTGATGACGGTGCTGCTCCTGCTGTGCGCGGTGCCGGTCTTCTTCGTGGCCTATGCCCAGGCCTTGTGGCAGTTCCTGTTCATCGGCCTGTTCCTGGGCCTGGTCGGCGCCTCGTTCGCGGTGGGCACGCCCTACGTGGCGCGCTTCTTTCCGCCGAGCCGGCGCGGCTTCGCCATGGGGTTCTTCGGCGCGGGGACCGTGGGGGCGGCCGTCAACCTGTTCGTCACGCCCATCCTGCTGAATCACTACGGCTGGCGCATGGTGCCGAAGATCTACGCGGTCGTGCTGGTGGTGACGGCCGTGGGCTTCTGGTTCGCGGCGGCCAGGGATCCCGGGGCGGGGAAGAAGGGCGGCAGCCTGGCCTCGCAGTTCGAGGTGCTGAAGGACCCCAGGGTGTGGCGCTACTGCCAGTACTACTCGATCACCTTCGGCGGCTTCACGGCCTTGTCGCTGTGGATACCCCAGTACATGAAGGCGGAGTACGGCCTGAGCATCGCGGCGGCGGCCGGCCTGGCGGCGGGTTTTTCCCTGCCCGGCTCGATACTGCGCGCCGTGGGCGGCGTGCTGGCCGACAAGTGGGGCGCGCACAGCACGACGTGGTGGTGCCTGTGGGTGGCATGGATATGCCTGTTCCTGCTGTCCTACCCGGACACCACCTTCACCATCAGGACGATAGGCGGCGCGGCGTCGCTGCACATCCACCTGCCGATCTGGCTGTTCACGGGCCTGCTGTTCCTGCTCGGCATGAGCTTCGCCTTCGGCATGGCGTCGACCTTCAAGTACGTCGCCGACGATTTCCCGGACAACATGGGCGTGGTGTCCGGCATCGTCGGCCTGGCCGGCGGCCTGGGCGGCTTCCTGCTGCCGCTGATGTTCGGCGCGCTGCTGGACACGCTGCAGGTGCGGTCCAGCAACTTCATGCTGCTCTACGGCGTGGTGTGGGTGTCGCTGATCATCATGTACGTGTCCGAGGTGCGCAAGCTGCGGGTGCTCGGCGACCGGAGCGGCCCGCGCGGCCCGCGCGCCCCGGGCGCCTCGGGCGCCGCGGCGAACTTGAACTAG
- the narH gene encoding nitrate reductase subunit beta — protein sequence MKVRAQIAMVLNLDKCIGCHTCSVTCKNVWTSREGMEYAWFNNVETKPGIGYPKDWENQAHWNGGWRRLANGRIEPRQGGKVKLLAHIFANPNLPEIDDYYEPFTFDYDHLQSAPELKAAPTARPRSLITGQRMEKIEWGPNWEEILGGEFAKRSKDYNFEDVQKDIYGQFEHTFMMYLPRLCEHCLNPSCVASCPSGSIYKREEDGIVLVDQNKCRGWRMCVSGCPYKKIYYNWNSGKAEKCIFCYPRIEAGQPTVCSETCVGRIRYLGVLLYDADRIQAAASVADERGLYESQLDVFLDPEDPAVIAQARADGVPEDWLQAARQSPTYKMAVQWRIAFPLHPEYRTLPMVWYVPPLSPIQAAASSGQVGSFGELPDVKSLRIPLRYLANLLTAGDEAPVALALERLLAMRAFMRARTVDGEERPAILQQVGLSVAQIEEMYRYLAIANYEDRFVIPTAHREYAEDAFDLKGSCGFSFGNGCSPGAPASSPSSLFGAKPKGDARKTVFMEVEVARTR from the coding sequence ATGAAAGTACGCGCGCAAATCGCCATGGTGTTGAACCTGGACAAGTGCATCGGCTGCCACACCTGTTCGGTGACCTGCAAGAACGTCTGGACCTCGCGCGAGGGCATGGAGTACGCCTGGTTCAACAACGTCGAGACCAAGCCCGGCATCGGTTATCCCAAGGATTGGGAAAACCAGGCGCACTGGAACGGCGGCTGGCGCCGCCTGGCCAACGGGCGGATAGAGCCGCGCCAGGGCGGCAAGGTCAAGCTGCTGGCGCACATCTTCGCCAACCCCAACCTGCCGGAGATCGACGACTACTACGAGCCCTTCACCTTCGACTACGACCACCTGCAGTCGGCGCCGGAGCTCAAGGCCGCGCCGACAGCGCGTCCGCGTTCGCTGATCACCGGCCAGCGGATGGAGAAGATCGAATGGGGCCCCAACTGGGAGGAGATCCTGGGCGGCGAGTTCGCCAAGCGCTCGAAGGACTACAACTTCGAGGACGTGCAGAAGGACATCTACGGCCAGTTCGAGCACACCTTCATGATGTACCTGCCGCGCCTGTGCGAGCACTGCCTGAATCCCAGTTGCGTGGCGAGTTGCCCGTCGGGGTCGATCTACAAGCGCGAGGAGGACGGCATCGTGCTGGTGGATCAGAACAAGTGCCGCGGCTGGCGCATGTGCGTGTCCGGCTGCCCGTACAAGAAGATCTACTACAACTGGAACAGCGGCAAGGCCGAGAAGTGCATCTTCTGCTATCCGCGCATCGAGGCGGGGCAGCCCACGGTCTGTTCGGAAACCTGCGTCGGGCGCATCCGCTACCTGGGCGTGCTGCTGTACGACGCCGACCGCATCCAGGCCGCGGCCTCGGTGGCGGACGAGCGCGGCTTGTACGAGTCGCAACTGGACGTGTTCCTCGATCCCGAGGACCCCGCGGTCATCGCCCAGGCGCGCGCCGACGGCGTGCCGGAGGACTGGCTGCAAGCCGCGCGGCAGTCGCCCACCTACAAGATGGCCGTCCAGTGGCGCATCGCCTTCCCCCTGCACCCGGAGTACCGCACGCTGCCCATGGTCTGGTACGTGCCGCCGCTGTCGCCCATCCAGGCCGCCGCCAGCAGCGGGCAGGTCGGCAGCTTCGGCGAGCTGCCGGACGTGAAGTCCCTGCGCATTCCGCTGCGCTACCTGGCCAACCTGCTGACCGCCGGCGATGAGGCGCCGGTGGCGCTGGCGCTGGAGCGCCTGCTGGCGATGCGCGCATTCATGCGGGCGCGCACCGTGGACGGGGAGGAGCGGCCGGCCATCCTGCAACAGGTGGGCCTGTCCGTGGCGCAGATCGAGGAGATGTACCGCTACCTGGCCATCGCCAATTACGAAGACCGCTTCGTCATCCCGACCGCGCACCGCGAATACGCCGAGGACGCCTTCGACCTGAAGGGCAGTTGCGGTTTTTCCTTCGGCAACGGGTGTTCGCCCGGCGCGCCGGCTTCGTCGCCGTCTTCGCTGTTCGGCGCCAAGCCCAAGGGAGATGCGCGCAAGACGGTCTTCATGGAAGTCGAAGTCGCGCGTACGCGCTGA
- the narI gene encoding respiratory nitrate reductase subunit gamma, with product MGDYLRYFFFAVYPYIALTIFLLGSLARYDRDQYRWKSDSSQLLKHGTLRWGSNLFHLGIIALFFTHLVGLLTPPAVYHALGLSTAAKQEMAIVVGAILGLVCFAGLVLLIWRRFSEPRLRATSRTSDWLTLIWILIVLTLGLISILTSRQHHDGGVMVALGDWAQHIVTFRGGAAAIIAGVPMIYQAHMVLGMTLFVIFPFTRLVHVWSGFASVAYLGRAWQLVRSR from the coding sequence ATGGGCGATTACCTGCGCTACTTCTTCTTCGCGGTCTACCCCTATATCGCGTTGACGATATTCCTGCTGGGCAGCCTGGCCCGCTACGACCGCGACCAGTACCGCTGGAAGAGCGATTCCAGCCAGTTGCTCAAGCACGGCACGCTGCGCTGGGGCAGCAATCTTTTCCACCTGGGCATCATCGCCCTGTTCTTCACGCACCTGGTGGGCCTGCTGACGCCGCCGGCGGTGTATCACGCGCTGGGGCTGAGCACGGCGGCCAAGCAGGAGATGGCCATCGTGGTCGGCGCCATCCTGGGACTGGTCTGCTTCGCGGGGCTGGTGCTGCTGATCTGGCGCCGCTTCAGCGAGCCGCGCCTGCGCGCGACCTCGCGCACGTCGGACTGGCTGACCCTGATCTGGATCCTGATCGTGCTGACCCTGGGCCTGATTTCCATCCTGACCTCGCGGCAGCACCACGACGGCGGCGTCATGGTGGCGCTGGGCGATTGGGCGCAGCACATCGTGACCTTCCGCGGCGGCGCCGCCGCCATCATCGCCGGCGTGCCGATGATCTACCAGGCGCACATGGTGCTGGGCATGACGCTGTTCGTGATCTTTCCCTTCACCCGCCTGGTGCACGTCTGGAGCGGCTTCGCCTCCGTCGCCTACCTGGGCCGCGCCTGGCAACTGGTGCGTTCGCGCTGA
- the narJ gene encoding nitrate reductase molybdenum cofactor assembly chaperone — protein MSLSNATPAAESDATPDTTPDTTPAGADAELYAALSLLLRYPEADWVSALPEMRQALPAAARAALAPLLAWFANAADLIALQEVYVETFDSRPAHSLHLFEHVHGQSRDRGQAMVDLREEYLAHGLAPDPAELPDYVPLFLEFLARIPPADASRLLGDAIHVLARLGDKLAEAKSPYACVFAVLRGKTDVQPQPLPEAPEGGLEETPVVFGPEAGGPGTMLRQMQGEAPLRFHASDPRGKRGGAAPPAPPVQSGPART, from the coding sequence ATGAGTCTGTCCAACGCCACACCGGCCGCTGAATCGGACGCCACGCCGGATACAACGCCGGACACAACGCCGGCCGGCGCCGACGCCGAGCTCTACGCGGCCCTGTCCCTGCTGCTGCGCTATCCCGAGGCGGACTGGGTGTCCGCGCTGCCGGAGATGCGCCAGGCGCTGCCCGCCGCCGCGCGCGCCGCCCTGGCGCCGCTGCTGGCATGGTTCGCCAACGCCGCCGACCTGATCGCCTTGCAGGAAGTCTACGTCGAGACCTTCGACAGCCGCCCCGCGCATTCCCTGCATCTGTTCGAGCACGTGCACGGGCAATCGCGCGACCGCGGGCAGGCCATGGTCGACCTGCGCGAGGAATACCTGGCGCACGGGCTGGCGCCCGACCCGGCCGAACTGCCGGACTACGTGCCGCTCTTCCTCGAATTCCTGGCCCGGATCCCGCCGGCGGACGCGAGTCGCCTGCTGGGCGACGCCATCCACGTGCTGGCGCGGCTGGGCGACAAGCTGGCCGAGGCGAAGAGCCCTTACGCCTGCGTCTTCGCGGTGCTGCGCGGCAAGACCGATGTCCAGCCCCAGCCCTTGCCCGAGGCGCCGGAAGGCGGGCTGGAGGAAACCCCCGTGGTCTTCGGCCCCGAGGCCGGCGGCCCCGGCACCATGCTGCGGCAGATGCAGGGCGAGGCGCCGCTGCGCTTCCATGCCTCGGATCCGCGCGGCAAGCGCGGCGGCGCGGCGCCGCCGGCGCCGCCTGTTCAGAGCGGTCCCGCGCGGACTTGA
- a CDS encoding peptidylprolyl isomerase, which produces MITVNGTAISEADLGAEAARHQGAEDPMMSAAHELVLRELLRQRAAELGIAEPDAEAAVRAVLAAEVKTPAADEDTCRRYFEQHLERFMTGESVEVSHILFQLTPRIDPQRLRAHATGILNGLLAGREDFAECARRYSNCPSGAGGGQLGELRRGDAVEEFERAVFSLPGDTLAPRLIDTRYGFHIVRTGRKQAGEPGEYEAVKPMIASWLEAASRRRAESQYLQWLVGQARIRGVAMQGADTPLVQ; this is translated from the coding sequence ATGATCACCGTCAACGGTACGGCCATCAGCGAAGCGGACCTCGGGGCCGAGGCGGCGCGCCACCAGGGCGCCGAGGATCCCATGATGAGCGCCGCGCACGAACTGGTGCTGCGCGAACTGCTGCGCCAGCGCGCGGCGGAGCTGGGCATCGCCGAGCCGGACGCCGAGGCCGCCGTCCGGGCGGTGCTGGCGGCCGAGGTGAAGACGCCGGCGGCCGACGAGGACACCTGCCGGCGCTATTTCGAACAGCACCTGGAACGCTTCATGACGGGCGAGAGCGTGGAGGTCAGCCACATTCTTTTCCAACTGACCCCGCGCATCGATCCCCAGCGCCTGCGCGCCCACGCCACCGGCATCCTCAACGGCCTGCTGGCGGGCCGCGAGGACTTCGCCGAATGCGCCCGCCGTTATTCCAACTGCCCCTCGGGCGCGGGCGGCGGCCAACTGGGCGAGTTGCGGCGCGGCGACGCGGTGGAGGAATTCGAGCGGGCTGTCTTCAGCCTGCCCGGCGACACGCTGGCGCCGCGCCTGATCGACACCCGCTACGGTTTTCACATCGTGCGCACGGGCCGCAAGCAGGCCGGCGAGCCGGGCGAGTACGAGGCCGTCAAGCCCATGATCGCCAGTTGGCTGGAGGCGGCCAGCCGCCGGCGGGCGGAGTCGCAATACCTGCAATGGCTGGTGGGACAGGCGCGCATCCGGGGCGTGGCGATGCAAGGCGCGGACACGCCGCTGGTGCAGTGA
- a CDS encoding Bug family tripartite tricarboxylate transporter substrate binding protein translates to MKRLLTGVLLACAAFGAAAESPWPKDHPVQVVVPFPAGGATDAIGRIMAEQLQKRLGGNFIVQNRPGATGTIGGGYVSRAAPDGYTLMMSSLGTYVIAPHLIKSMPYDALKDFDYITVAVQAPNVLVAGPDKKARTVQDVIAELRARPGHVSFANSGYGASDHLSAEVFLQQTGTEGMHVAYKGGAPAISDLMGGQVDYSFQNVNAVLGLIQAGKLHAIAVTGARRSPVLPDVPTLAEAGVPNAVIYSWQALAAPKGLPPDIKAKLAAAAIASMKDPEVAGKLEEQGLEIVANTPEEFTAFQAREYQRWKDLIEARHIHID, encoded by the coding sequence ATGAAGAGATTACTGACGGGCGTGTTGCTCGCCTGCGCCGCATTCGGCGCGGCGGCGGAATCGCCCTGGCCCAAGGACCATCCCGTGCAGGTGGTGGTGCCCTTCCCCGCCGGCGGGGCCACCGATGCCATCGGCCGCATCATGGCCGAGCAATTGCAGAAGCGGCTGGGCGGCAACTTCATCGTGCAGAACCGTCCGGGCGCCACCGGCACGATAGGCGGCGGCTACGTCAGCCGCGCCGCGCCGGACGGCTACACCTTGATGATGTCGTCGCTGGGCACCTACGTGATCGCGCCGCACCTGATCAAGTCCATGCCCTACGACGCGCTGAAGGATTTCGACTACATCACCGTCGCGGTGCAGGCGCCCAACGTCCTGGTCGCCGGACCGGACAAGAAGGCGCGCACGGTGCAGGACGTCATCGCCGAACTGCGCGCCAGGCCGGGGCACGTGAGCTTCGCCAACTCCGGCTACGGCGCGTCGGACCACCTGTCGGCCGAAGTCTTCCTGCAGCAGACCGGCACCGAGGGCATGCACGTGGCCTACAAGGGCGGCGCGCCCGCCATCAGCGACCTCATGGGCGGCCAGGTCGACTATTCCTTCCAGAACGTCAACGCGGTGCTGGGCCTGATCCAGGCCGGCAAGCTGCACGCCATCGCGGTGACGGGCGCGCGGCGATCGCCCGTCCTGCCGGACGTGCCGACGCTGGCCGAAGCCGGCGTGCCCAACGCGGTGATCTATTCCTGGCAGGCCCTGGCCGCGCCCAAGGGCCTGCCGCCCGATATCAAGGCCAAGCTCGCCGCGGCCGCCATCGCCAGCATGAAGGACCCCGAGGTCGCCGGCAAGCTGGAGGAACAGGGCCTGGAGATCGTCGCCAACACCCCGGAGGAATTCACCGCCTTCCAGGCGCGGGAATACCAGCGCTGGAAGGACCTCATCGAGGCGCGGCATATCCACATCGACTAG